One genomic segment of Mytilus galloprovincialis chromosome 5, xbMytGall1.hap1.1, whole genome shotgun sequence includes these proteins:
- the LOC143075133 gene encoding sodium/calcium exchanger regulatory protein 1-like isoform X1, producing MALDEIKSELGGKWKLDRSENFDDFLKELGLNIVFRKLAGAATPTVEFTVEDGIIKMISKVSFFNQVLTFDLDKEHVQSFEGSEMNCKTRWEDKKLITDAKPMNDKQKPQTFQRQKLNDELVQRVYKHVILFKTSDLFLFVVLTLLRQQK from the exons ATGGCTTTGGATGAAATAAAATCGGAATTAGGAGGGAAATGGAAATTAGACCGAAGTGAGAATTTCGATGATTTTCTTAAGGAGTTGG GTCTAAATATTGTGTTCAGAAAACTGGCTGGAGCTGCAACTCCTACAGTGGAATTTACAGTTGAAGATGGTATTATTAAAATGATTTCTAAAGTGAGCTTTTTCAACCAAGTATTAACATTTGACTTAGATAAAGAACATGTACAATCGTTTGAAGGATCGGAAATGAAT TGTAAAACGAGATGGGAAGATAAAAAACTTATAACAGACGCAAAACCAATGAACGACAAACAGAAACCACAGACGTTTCAACGACAGAAACTTAACGATGAACTAGTTCAG agGGTATATAAACATGTGATATTATTCAAGACCAGTGACCTGTTTTTATTTGTGGTATTGACACTGCTTCGACAACAGAaatag
- the LOC143075133 gene encoding fatty acid-binding protein-like isoform X2, translating to MALDEIKSELGGKWKLDRSENFDDFLKELGLNIVFRKLAGAATPTVEFTVEDGIIKMISKVSFFNQVLTFDLDKEHVQSFEGSEMNCKTRWEDKKLITDAKPMNDKQKPQTFQRQKLNDELVQTMWVGEVKCIRYFKPVN from the exons ATGGCTTTGGATGAAATAAAATCGGAATTAGGAGGGAAATGGAAATTAGACCGAAGTGAGAATTTCGATGATTTTCTTAAGGAGTTGG GTCTAAATATTGTGTTCAGAAAACTGGCTGGAGCTGCAACTCCTACAGTGGAATTTACAGTTGAAGATGGTATTATTAAAATGATTTCTAAAGTGAGCTTTTTCAACCAAGTATTAACATTTGACTTAGATAAAGAACATGTACAATCGTTTGAAGGATCGGAAATGAAT TGTAAAACGAGATGGGAAGATAAAAAACTTATAACAGACGCAAAACCAATGAACGACAAACAGAAACCACAGACGTTTCAACGACAGAAACTTAACGATGAACTAGTTCAG acTATGTGGGTTGGAGAAGTTAAATGCATACGATATTTTAAACCAGTTAATTGA